A genomic window from Scophthalmus maximus strain ysfricsl-2021 chromosome 17, ASM2237912v1, whole genome shotgun sequence includes:
- the sdr42e2 gene encoding putative short-chain dehydrogenase/reductase family 42E member 2 → MSKARLRTSPMELCGPNMSETRGSLCQVKPAPCHGVPLCRLQASGQHMHNLSHLSHQPWVDQPAPAIVSSPAVAIRHRVNGAAAASCSSPVCVASRLGEEAALAQGVSMGTVLVTGGGGYFGFRLGRELARQGMSVILLDMNKPPCDVPDGATFYQSDIRDYPSLYKVSEGVDCIFHTASYGMSGPEQLKKEQVESVNVGGTNNVLNVCKERNIPRLVYTSTINVVFAGKPIEDGDEASVPYVPHDLHIDHYSRTKAIAEQMVLSANGCSLKGGELLRTCVLRSCGIYGPEERRHLHRVMVNVQRRLFSFRFGDPEARMNWVHVDNLVLAHTLAAEALTLKRNCVANGQAYFINDGFSVNLFEWLTPLFEKMGYSRPLISLPVSLVYSAAILVEYLHVVLRPVIKVPLLFTRSEVRTIAVSHTFKIDKAHRELGYCPESYTLADSVEQHLKSLQSRSTSPLSNLSWTSQLPRRPVQLLLLLGLGLVLLMLSCILYQS, encoded by the exons ATGTCCAAGGCAAGATTGAG GACGTCACCTATGGAGCTGTGTGGTCCCAACATGAGTGAGACTAGAGGCTCCCTGTGTCAGGTGAAGCCGGCTCCCTGTCACGGCGTCCCTCTCTGTCGCCTGCAGGCCAGTGGACAGCACATGCACAACCTCTCCCACCTCAGCCACCAGCCATGGGTCGACCAGCCGGCCCCGGCCATCGTCTCCAGCCCTGCGGTGGCCATCCGACACCGGGTGAACGGAGCCGCGGcagccagctgcagcagcccggTGTGTGTCGCCTCCCGACTGGGAGAGGAGGCTGCGCTGGCCCAGGGCGTCTCCATGGGGACGGTGCTggtgacaggaggagggggatacTTTGGCTTCAGGCTGGGGAGAGAGCTGGCCCGCCAGGGGATGTCCGTGATCCTTCTGGACATGAACAAGCCTCCCTGTGATGTCCCTGATGGAGCGACCTTCTATCAG AGTGATATTCGAGACTATCCTTCCCTCTATAAAGTGAGTGAAGGTGTTGACTGTATATTCCACACAGCCTCTTACGGCATGTCCGGACCAGAGCAG CTGAAGAAAGAGCAGGTAGAGTCAGTCAACGTCGGAGGGACTAATAATGTTCTAAATG TGTGTAAGGAGAGGAACATTCCCCGGCTAGTGTACACCAGCACCATCAACGTGGTGTTTGCTGGAAAACCAATTGAGGACGGTGATGAGGCGTCGGTGCCGTACGTGCCCCACGACTTG CACATCGACCACTACTCCAGAACTAAAGCGATCGCGGAGCAGATGGTCCTCTCGGCCAACGGCTGCTCTTTGAAAG GTGGAGAGCTGCTGCGGACCTGTGTGCTGCGATCCTGTGGCATCTATGgacctgaggagaggagacatctTCACAGAGTGATG GTGAACGTGCAGCGTCGGTTGTTCAGTTTCCGGTTCGGGGACCCAGAGGCGCGGATGAACTGGGTACACGTAGACAACCTGGTGCTGGCTCACACGCTGGCAGCCGAGGCTCTCACACTGAAGAGGAACTGTGTTGCC AATGGACAGGCCTATTTCATTAATGATGGATTCTCAGTCAACCTGTTTGAGTGGCTGACACCTCTG tttgAAAAGATGGGCTACAGCAGACCGCTGATAAGCCTGCCTGTGTCTCTGGTCTATTCAGCAG CCATCCTGGTGGAATACTTGCATGTAGTTCTAAGACCGGTGATCAAAGTTCCTCTCCTTTTTACCAGGAGTGAG GTGAGGACCATTGCAGTAAGCCACACTTTCAAGATCGACAAGGCCCATCGAGAGCTGGGTTACTGTCCGGAGTCCTACACGCTGGCCGACTCTGTGGAACAGCACCTGAAGTCCCTACAGTCTCGCTCCACCTCACCTCTCTCCAACCTCTCCTGGACGTCCCAGCTGCCCCGACGCCCCGtccaactgctgctgctgctgggtctCGGTCTGGTGCTACTGATGTTATCCTGCATACTCTATCAGAGCTAA